Proteins encoded by one window of Pseudomonas coleopterorum:
- a CDS encoding phosphate-starvation-inducible protein PsiE codes for MKWAEKLRGSLHAQADSLGNLCVESFHYLALFGIGAITAWAAVSAFLGMVEKGSVSVDDILLLFIYLELGAMVGIYFKTNHMPIRFLLYVAITALTRLLIGDVSHHNAPDVGIIYLCGGILLLAFAILVVRYASSRYPSVKEKSDS; via the coding sequence ATGAAATGGGCTGAAAAGCTTCGAGGGAGCCTGCACGCTCAGGCCGATTCGCTGGGCAATCTGTGCGTGGAGTCCTTCCACTACCTGGCACTGTTCGGGATCGGTGCCATCACCGCCTGGGCGGCCGTCAGTGCTTTTCTGGGAATGGTGGAGAAGGGCAGCGTAAGCGTGGATGACATCCTGTTGCTGTTCATCTACCTGGAGCTGGGTGCGATGGTGGGGATCTATTTCAAGACCAACCACATGCCTATCCGCTTTCTGCTGTATGTGGCCATCACCGCCCTGACACGCCTGCTGATCGGCGATGTCTCGCATCATAACGCACCGGATGTGGGCATCATCTACCTGTGCGGCGGCATCCTGCTCCTGGCGTTCGCCATCCTGGTGGTGCGCTACGCGTCGTCGCGCTATCCGTCGGTGAAAGAGAAATCGGACAGCTAG
- a CDS encoding sigma-70 family RNA polymerase sigma factor, producing MTSPASQSVEGLYLVHRRWLTEWLRSRLGCPDNAADLAQDTFMRLLTAREVTPIREPRAFLTTVAKRVLFNHYRRQDLERAYLEALSQMPEPLAPSEEHRAIILQTLLELDALLDGLPVLVKRAFLLAQVDGLGYQDIADELGISLATVKRYLHKAAMRCYFAL from the coding sequence GTGACTTCCCCTGCCTCGCAATCGGTCGAGGGCCTCTACCTCGTTCATCGCCGCTGGCTGACCGAATGGCTGCGCAGCCGCCTGGGCTGTCCGGACAATGCCGCCGACCTTGCCCAGGACACCTTCATGCGCCTGTTGACCGCGCGTGAAGTCACGCCCATTCGCGAGCCCCGCGCCTTTCTCACTACGGTCGCCAAGCGTGTGCTGTTCAATCACTACCGCCGTCAGGATCTGGAGCGTGCCTATCTGGAGGCGCTGAGCCAGATGCCCGAGCCCCTCGCGCCCAGCGAAGAGCACCGAGCGATCATCCTGCAGACCCTGCTGGAGCTGGATGCGCTCCTCGATGGCCTGCCGGTGCTGGTCAAGCGCGCCTTTCTGCTGGCGCAGGTCGATGGCCTGGGCTACCAGGACATCGCCGACGAACTCGGCATTTCCCTGGCCACGGTGAAGCGCTACCTGCACAAGGCAGCCATGCGCTGCTACTTCGCACTGTGA
- the fecA gene encoding TonB-dependent Fe(3+) dicitrate receptor FecA yields MSNLPTPLARALRCLLLGTAVSVAQLPHALAADGTTREYQIAPASVESAVTQFGRQAGVLISFGSTTLADQPSPGLQGAYTVEQGLAKLLEGTGLQARALGDGAYSLEPASLAQPGSPGAAVELGASSVVGDWLGAAEQTNVFEHPGARDVVRREDFERTGATSAREVLNRIPGVNAPQNNGTGSHDMAMNFGIRGLNPRLATRSTVLMDGIPVPFAPYGQPQLSFAPISMGNMDAVDVVRGGGAVRYGPQNVGGIVNFVTRAIPDAPTVKGGFQTQVSPSSSQDGLKTTGNLLAGGTADNGLGGAVLYSGVRGSDWREHSDTQIDDLILKGKYQIDEANSLNAEAQYYEGEADMPGGLSAADYKADPYQSTRRYDKFWGRRTMVNFGYRYQQDRREFTANTFFTKTLRSGYLDQGNFLSLSPREYWVRGVETRFSQGFDLGQTQHEMSVGYRYISEAGHELRYRTPISANQQLPSTDSRNDRDTRGGTQAHALYIDDRIDIGRWTFTPGIRYEMIDSQQTNNLSNVKYQGDYTTALPALNVLYHVNENWNLYANTEGSFGSVQYSQMPNRVTGGEVKPEKARTWELGTRYDNGNLRAEIGAFLINFDNQYDSNQTNDSVIARGETRHQGIETSINYALDDLSPALAGFDVHASYAFVDATIREDGPNKGNRVPFSSRHKGTLGVGYTQGPWKLDLDSTYQSSQFADNANTQAESADGSTGRIPGYMLFSTRAGYDFGPQLSDLNVAVGVKNIFNHQYYTRSFDDNNKGKYVGEPRTVYVQTSVAF; encoded by the coding sequence ATGTCCAACCTGCCCACCCCGCTCGCCCGCGCCCTGCGCTGCCTGTTGCTCGGCACTGCCGTAAGCGTTGCTCAACTGCCGCACGCCCTGGCCGCCGACGGCACCACTCGCGAGTACCAGATCGCGCCTGCCTCGGTCGAAAGCGCAGTCACCCAGTTCGGCCGTCAGGCCGGCGTACTGATCTCGTTCGGCTCGACCACCCTGGCAGACCAGCCCAGCCCTGGCCTGCAAGGCGCGTACACCGTAGAACAGGGATTGGCGAAGTTGCTCGAAGGCACGGGCCTGCAGGCGCGCGCTCTGGGTGACGGTGCCTACAGCCTGGAGCCTGCTTCACTGGCACAACCCGGCAGTCCCGGTGCCGCCGTCGAGCTGGGCGCCTCGAGCGTGGTGGGCGACTGGCTCGGCGCCGCCGAGCAGACCAACGTCTTCGAACACCCCGGCGCGCGCGACGTCGTGCGTCGCGAAGACTTCGAACGCACCGGTGCCACCAGCGCGCGTGAGGTTCTCAACCGCATCCCGGGGGTCAACGCGCCGCAGAACAACGGCACGGGCAGCCATGACATGGCGATGAACTTCGGCATCCGTGGACTCAACCCACGGCTGGCGACCCGCTCCACGGTGTTGATGGACGGCATCCCGGTGCCGTTTGCGCCCTATGGCCAGCCGCAGCTGTCGTTCGCACCAATCAGCATGGGCAACATGGACGCCGTCGACGTGGTCCGCGGTGGCGGCGCCGTGCGCTATGGCCCGCAGAACGTCGGTGGCATCGTCAACTTCGTGACCCGTGCCATTCCCGATGCTCCGACCGTGAAAGGGGGTTTCCAGACCCAGGTCAGCCCCTCGTCGAGCCAGGACGGCTTGAAGACCACGGGCAACCTGCTGGCAGGTGGCACCGCCGACAACGGCCTGGGCGGCGCCGTGCTCTACTCCGGCGTGCGCGGCAGTGACTGGCGCGAACACAGCGATACCCAGATCGACGACCTGATCCTCAAGGGCAAGTACCAGATCGACGAGGCCAACAGCCTCAATGCCGAAGCCCAGTACTACGAAGGTGAAGCCGACATGCCCGGCGGCCTCAGCGCGGCCGACTACAAGGCCGACCCTTACCAGTCGACCCGCCGCTACGACAAGTTCTGGGGCCGTCGCACCATGGTCAATTTCGGCTATCGCTATCAGCAAGATCGCCGCGAATTCACCGCCAACACCTTCTTCACCAAGACCCTGCGCAGTGGCTACCTGGACCAGGGCAACTTCCTCTCGCTGTCACCTCGCGAGTATTGGGTACGGGGTGTGGAAACACGCTTCTCCCAGGGCTTCGATCTGGGCCAGACCCAGCACGAGATGAGCGTGGGCTACCGCTACATCAGCGAGGCGGGCCATGAGTTGCGCTATCGCACACCGATCAGCGCCAACCAGCAACTGCCGAGCACCGACAGCCGCAACGACCGCGACACCCGCGGCGGAACCCAGGCTCACGCCCTCTACATCGACGATCGTATCGACATCGGCCGCTGGACGTTCACACCGGGCATCCGCTACGAGATGATCGACTCGCAGCAGACCAACAACCTGAGCAACGTCAAATACCAGGGCGACTACACCACCGCCCTACCGGCGCTGAACGTGCTCTACCACGTCAACGAAAACTGGAACCTGTACGCCAACACCGAAGGCTCCTTCGGCAGCGTGCAGTACAGCCAGATGCCCAACCGCGTGACCGGCGGCGAAGTGAAACCGGAGAAGGCCCGCACCTGGGAGCTGGGGACACGCTACGACAACGGCAACCTGCGTGCGGAAATCGGCGCGTTCCTGATCAACTTCGACAACCAGTACGACAGCAACCAGACCAACGACAGCGTGATCGCGCGTGGCGAAACCCGGCATCAGGGCATCGAGACCAGCATCAATTACGCCCTGGACGACCTGAGCCCGGCCCTGGCCGGCTTCGACGTCCACGCCAGCTACGCGTTCGTGGATGCGACCATTCGCGAAGATGGGCCGAACAAGGGTAACCGCGTACCGTTTTCCTCACGCCACAAGGGCACCTTGGGCGTTGGTTACACCCAAGGCCCCTGGAAGCTCGACCTGGACAGCACCTACCAGAGCAGCCAGTTCGCCGACAACGCCAACACCCAGGCCGAAAGCGCCGATGGCAGCACCGGACGCATTCCCGGCTACATGCTCTTCAGCACCCGCGCCGGCTACGATTTCGGACCGCAGCTGTCCGACCTCAACGTGGCGGTGGGTGTGAAGAACATTTTCAACCACCAGTACTACACCCGCTCCTTCGACGACAACAACAAGGGCAAGTACGTAGGTGAGCCGCGCACTGTCTACGTGCAGACCTCGGTCGCCTTCTAG
- a CDS encoding PAS domain-containing protein: protein MINAKLLQRVIDASNDGIVVAEQEGEDNILIYVNPAFERMTGYSSMEMLYQDCRLLQGDDRDQPARRRVREAIDQGVACREVLRNHRKDGSCFWNELSITPVHNESDQLMYYIGIQKDVSREVAAQQRIVELEQQVAALQRRVAELETSAPSSPAR, encoded by the coding sequence ATGATCAATGCAAAGCTGCTGCAACGGGTGATCGATGCGTCGAACGACGGCATCGTCGTCGCCGAACAGGAAGGCGAGGACAATATCCTCATCTACGTCAATCCGGCGTTCGAACGCATGACCGGCTACAGCTCGATGGAAATGCTCTATCAGGACTGCCGCTTGCTGCAGGGTGACGACCGTGACCAGCCGGCTCGTCGGCGGGTGCGCGAAGCGATCGATCAGGGCGTGGCGTGCCGCGAGGTGCTGCGCAACCATCGCAAGGACGGCAGCTGTTTCTGGAATGAGCTGTCGATCACGCCGGTCCATAACGAAAGCGACCAACTGATGTACTACATCGGGATCCAGAAGGATGTCAGCCGCGAGGTCGCGGCGCAGCAGCGTATCGTCGAACTGGAACAGCAGGTCGCAGCGCTGCAACGACGCGTCGCCGAACTCGAAACCTCTGCCCCTTCGAGTCCAGCGCGATGA
- a CDS encoding DUF3649 domain-containing protein, whose protein sequence is MRSRIGGVSTSYRWAVASRVLAAVFGGYVLAALASVCIAWLLPMARGEAVVSAMMLSFLVYLVAVLWCFASHSASRAWIGLAKPGLVLAALAALLHWQHLP, encoded by the coding sequence ATGAGAAGCAGAATCGGCGGGGTGTCGACCTCGTATCGTTGGGCCGTGGCCTCCCGTGTCTTGGCAGCCGTCTTTGGCGGCTATGTCCTGGCGGCCCTGGCGAGCGTGTGCATCGCCTGGCTGTTGCCCATGGCGCGCGGCGAAGCCGTGGTCAGTGCCATGATGCTGTCGTTCCTGGTGTACCTGGTGGCCGTGCTCTGGTGCTTCGCCTCGCACAGCGCCAGCCGGGCCTGGATCGGCCTGGCCAAGCCAGGTCTCGTCCTGGCCGCGCTGGCGGCGCTTCTGCACTGGCAGCATCTGCCGTGA
- a CDS encoding PepSY-associated TM helix domain-containing protein, whose product MREGFRQAMAWLHTWAGLVFGWLLFAIFLTGTLSYFKDEISHWAQPEVPVRAVDARASLAQAQAYLQANAGQSPRWFISLPDAREPALSVMWQDPNKSGRGAFTRHTLDPQTGQRVEARDSRGGDFFYRFHYQLQMGYPWGRWLSSLAAMVMLVTLVTGIITHKKIFKEFFTFRPGKGARSWLDGHNAVGVLVLPFHLMITYSSLVIFMTMLMPASIISRYDGDTQAFFNEIYPGNQRLVAAGQPAPLVDLGVLYERALQQWPGGRIGRVAVQLPGDANAQVQFSRHEGDTVSRDAGAAVTFAGATGAVLERPRDSATPMVVAGTFYGLHMGLFAGPVLRWLYFFCGLGSTLLIGTGLVMWLGKRQLKHARSGVRPFELRLVEVLNVAGMAGLVLAVAGFLWANRLLPATYPERAGIEVDSFFIVWLLSIVHAAVRSGSKAWIEQLSLAAIALAGLPLLSLLTTDHGLPTSIAAGDWVLAGVDLSALGCGLVLAWVVMKIRRRTALAALPIARAARTRASTPSEVH is encoded by the coding sequence GTGAGAGAGGGCTTTCGCCAGGCGATGGCGTGGCTGCATACCTGGGCGGGGCTGGTGTTCGGCTGGCTGCTGTTCGCCATCTTCCTGACCGGGACCCTGTCCTATTTCAAGGACGAGATCAGCCACTGGGCCCAGCCCGAAGTGCCGGTGCGAGCGGTCGATGCCCGTGCCAGCCTGGCGCAGGCGCAGGCCTACCTGCAGGCCAACGCCGGGCAGTCGCCGCGCTGGTTCATCAGCCTGCCGGATGCCCGCGAGCCCGCGCTCTCGGTCATGTGGCAGGACCCGAACAAGAGCGGGCGCGGTGCCTTCACCCGTCACACCCTGGACCCGCAGACTGGCCAGCGCGTCGAGGCACGCGACAGCCGCGGCGGCGACTTCTTCTACCGCTTCCACTACCAACTGCAGATGGGCTATCCCTGGGGCCGCTGGTTGAGCAGCCTGGCGGCGATGGTCATGTTGGTGACGCTGGTCACCGGGATCATCACCCACAAGAAGATCTTCAAGGAGTTCTTCACCTTTCGCCCCGGCAAGGGCGCGCGCTCCTGGCTCGACGGGCACAACGCAGTCGGCGTGCTGGTGTTGCCCTTTCACCTGATGATCACCTACAGCAGCCTGGTGATCTTCATGACCATGCTCATGCCGGCGAGCATCATCAGCCGCTACGATGGCGATACCCAGGCGTTCTTCAACGAAATCTATCCCGGCAACCAGCGGTTGGTGGCCGCCGGGCAGCCAGCGCCGCTGGTGGATCTGGGCGTGCTGTACGAGCGTGCGCTGCAACAATGGCCTGGAGGCAGGATCGGCCGCGTCGCGGTGCAACTGCCGGGCGATGCCAATGCCCAGGTCCAATTCAGCCGTCATGAGGGTGATACCGTGAGCCGCGACGCGGGCGCGGCGGTCACCTTCGCCGGCGCCACGGGCGCGGTGCTTGAACGGCCACGCGACAGCGCCACGCCGATGGTGGTGGCGGGCACGTTCTACGGCCTGCACATGGGCCTGTTCGCCGGGCCCGTGTTGCGCTGGTTGTATTTCTTCTGCGGCCTGGGCAGTACCTTGCTGATCGGCACGGGCCTGGTCATGTGGTTGGGCAAGCGTCAGCTCAAGCACGCCCGCAGCGGTGTGCGGCCCTTCGAGCTGCGCCTGGTCGAGGTGTTGAACGTCGCCGGCATGGCGGGTCTGGTGTTGGCGGTCGCAGGCTTCCTGTGGGCCAACCGGCTGCTACCGGCGACCTATCCGGAGCGTGCCGGTATCGAGGTCGACAGCTTTTTCATCGTTTGGCTGCTGAGCATCGTGCATGCCGCCGTGCGCAGTGGCAGCAAGGCCTGGATCGAGCAATTGAGCCTGGCAGCCATTGCCTTGGCAGGGCTGCCGTTGTTGAGCCTGCTGACCACCGACCATGGCCTGCCGACGTCCATCGCTGCGGGCGACTGGGTGCTGGCCGGCGTCGATCTCAGTGCCCTGGGGTGCGGTCTGGTGCTGGCTTGGGTGGTCATGAAGATCCGGCGTCGCACCGCTCTGGCGGCATTGCCGATCGCACGCGCGGCCCGTACGCGTGCGTCCACGCCCAGCGAGGTGCACTGA
- a CDS encoding antibiotic biosynthesis monooxygenase — MSTSPVTLMVARRVADGKYQDLIAWLHEGEQLATDFPGYLGSGVLAPAPGDDEFQIIFRFADETTLHAWEHSASRRSWLGRGSDLFAQPHVHRVSGTEGWFGDSGLQRPPRWKQAVAIWLAFFPVSLIFNFLFGHVLNEISLVPRIMLSTLALTPIMVFFFIPLSTRLLRNWLHATPARAPLPKAKVA, encoded by the coding sequence ATGTCTACCTCACCCGTTACCTTGATGGTCGCGCGCCGCGTGGCCGATGGCAAATATCAGGACCTGATCGCCTGGCTGCATGAAGGCGAACAGCTTGCCACCGACTTTCCGGGTTACCTGGGTTCTGGCGTTCTGGCCCCTGCGCCAGGCGACGACGAATTCCAGATCATCTTCCGCTTCGCCGATGAAACCACCTTGCATGCCTGGGAGCATTCGGCTTCCCGTCGTTCGTGGCTGGGCCGTGGCAGCGACCTGTTCGCCCAACCCCATGTGCACCGCGTCAGCGGCACCGAAGGCTGGTTCGGCGACAGTGGCCTGCAGCGTCCACCGCGCTGGAAGCAGGCCGTGGCCATCTGGCTGGCGTTCTTTCCGGTGTCGCTGATCTTCAACTTCCTGTTCGGCCACGTGTTGAACGAGATCAGTCTGGTGCCCAGAATCATGCTCAGCACCCTGGCCCTGACTCCGATCATGGTGTTTTTCTTCATTCCCTTGTCGACGCGCCTACTGCGCAACTGGTTGCACGCCACCCCGGCCCGCGCTCCGCTGCCCAAGGCCAAGGTGGCCTGA
- a CDS encoding MerR family transcriptional regulator, which yields MSESGTRLSGVQDAALDELYPIREVARLTGINPVTLRAWERRYGLVQPTRTESGHRLYSLADIEEVRSILGWIERGVAVSKVGKILARTQQTEAPPPSARDEPGEWQQWQERVRQCVREFAEPRLDQVYGQVFSSYPLAVAFEQVLMPVWQELLVHQGHFGQASEWIFLDTFLRARTLQRLRLTADQGQDSRVVLVAIPDQCRELELQVAGLLLGGPQVDVQLLGLGQPLEELSLVCEKLAPQALVLFSNRPPVPALIRQLKRLNNALSCPLLLAGELSETVQESLQSPEIVCLGSDGRLMQRRLQQYLAGHLDS from the coding sequence ATGAGCGAATCCGGCACCCGATTGTCTGGCGTGCAAGATGCAGCGCTGGACGAGCTGTACCCCATTCGCGAGGTTGCGCGACTGACCGGAATCAATCCCGTCACGTTGCGTGCCTGGGAGCGTCGCTACGGCTTGGTGCAGCCAACACGCACCGAAAGCGGGCACCGCTTGTACTCGTTGGCCGATATCGAGGAGGTGCGCAGCATCCTGGGCTGGATCGAGCGCGGGGTGGCGGTGAGCAAGGTCGGCAAGATTCTCGCCCGTACCCAGCAGACCGAAGCACCACCGCCCAGCGCCCGCGACGAGCCGGGTGAATGGCAGCAGTGGCAGGAACGGGTCCGCCAATGCGTGCGCGAATTCGCCGAACCCAGGCTCGATCAGGTCTATGGTCAGGTGTTTTCCAGTTACCCGCTGGCCGTGGCCTTCGAGCAGGTGCTGATGCCGGTATGGCAGGAACTGCTCGTGCACCAGGGCCACTTCGGCCAGGCCAGCGAATGGATCTTCCTCGATACATTCCTGCGTGCGCGCACGCTGCAACGCCTGCGCCTGACTGCCGATCAAGGACAGGACAGCCGCGTAGTGCTGGTGGCCATACCCGATCAGTGCCGCGAACTCGAGCTTCAGGTGGCCGGCCTGCTGTTGGGCGGACCGCAAGTGGACGTGCAGTTGCTGGGCTTGGGCCAGCCGCTCGAAGAGCTGAGCCTGGTCTGCGAAAAGCTCGCTCCACAGGCGCTCGTGCTGTTCTCCAACCGTCCGCCGGTGCCGGCGCTGATCCGGCAGTTGAAGCGATTGAACAACGCCTTGAGTTGCCCGCTGCTATTGGCCGGTGAGCTGTCCGAGACGGTCCAGGAAAGCCTTCAGTCTCCGGAAATCGTGTGTCTGGGCAGCGATGGGCGCCTGATGCAGCGGCGTCTGCAGCAGTACCTGGCGGGCCATCTGGACAGCTGA
- a CDS encoding YebG family protein yields MAVEVVYRSSRDLERLFMDKAEADRHDKMLELAELLADVLKKAVPSLDDKQVEDAGIYMAKNRDIFAKAFKSQPDALNELLTATADSAEQD; encoded by the coding sequence ATGGCCGTCGAAGTGGTATACCGCAGCAGCCGAGATCTGGAGCGCCTGTTTATGGACAAAGCTGAAGCCGATCGTCACGACAAAATGCTCGAGCTGGCCGAGCTGCTCGCAGACGTCCTGAAGAAAGCCGTGCCGTCGCTCGACGACAAGCAGGTCGAAGACGCCGGGATCTACATGGCGAAAAACCGCGACATCTTCGCCAAGGCGTTCAAGAGCCAGCCTGATGCATTGAACGAGCTGCTCACGGCCACGGCCGACAGTGCCGAGCAGGACTGA
- a CDS encoding DUF3325 domain-containing protein, with protein MLAAGLLSYAGFSALCLAMERHHQEMLGRRPSPSRKVQLRVAGWALLALSLWVSVLSAGWAMGLVRWTAVLMGSAVFLVWLLPYRPRWALVLAAAGLLLGLLAAAARW; from the coding sequence ATGTTGGCAGCAGGCCTGCTCAGCTATGCCGGTTTCAGTGCCTTGTGCCTGGCCATGGAGCGCCATCACCAGGAAATGCTCGGGCGTCGGCCCAGCCCGTCGCGCAAGGTGCAGCTGCGGGTCGCGGGCTGGGCGCTGCTGGCTCTGTCGCTGTGGGTCTCGGTGCTCAGCGCTGGCTGGGCGATGGGGCTGGTGCGCTGGACGGCGGTGCTGATGGGCAGCGCGGTGTTTCTGGTGTGGTTGCTGCCGTACCGGCCCCGCTGGGCGCTGGTACTGGCAGCGGCGGGCCTTTTGCTGGGGCTGCTGGCGGCTGCGGCACGCTGGTAG
- a CDS encoding flavodoxin, with protein sequence MKVAILSGSVYGAAEDVARHAEQLLKRQDIQAWHNPRATVQEILAFAPQALLAVTSTTGMGELPDNIMPLYAQLRDELPAALRGLPGGVIALGDSSYDLYCGGGEQMRELFAELGIHEVQGMLRLDASETVNPEADAEPWLARFVEALRS encoded by the coding sequence ATGAAAGTTGCCATCCTCAGCGGTTCGGTCTATGGCGCGGCCGAGGACGTCGCCCGGCATGCCGAACAGCTGCTCAAGCGGCAGGATATCCAGGCCTGGCACAACCCCAGGGCCACCGTGCAGGAGATTCTGGCGTTCGCACCCCAGGCGCTGCTGGCGGTGACGTCGACCACTGGAATGGGGGAACTGCCGGACAACATCATGCCGCTGTACGCTCAGCTGCGCGACGAGCTGCCGGCGGCATTGCGCGGATTGCCCGGTGGCGTCATTGCACTGGGCGACTCCAGCTACGACCTTTATTGCGGCGGTGGCGAGCAGATGCGCGAGCTGTTCGCCGAACTGGGCATCCATGAAGTGCAGGGCATGCTGCGCCTGGACGCCAGCGAAACCGTCAACCCGGAAGCCGACGCAGAACCCTGGCTGGCGCGGTTCGTGGAAGCACTGCGCAGCTGA
- a CDS encoding FecR domain-containing protein, with protein sequence MQWWLELQEGALDPRQQQAWQRWLHADGEHRRAWEHIQKVNQQFAGLPGPLAQATVGSPYSPGRRRALKTLLLLGMAGATTLALRQQHWLPPLVADYRSPLGQRRQLQLDDGSRINLNTTSAVDVRFDAGLRLIHLLEGEIMLTAGADARPLRISTDQGLVTADRAQVNVRQLPGSTQVQALRGAVAIQPTGLQGGPLRLAGGQQVEFDRQRFNAARPLDANSGAWVDGMLIAAHMRLGDFLAEVGRYRRGQLDCDTSVANLLLSGSFPLGDTEKILDSLEAALPVKVRRFTRYWVTVQARV encoded by the coding sequence GTGCAATGGTGGCTTGAACTGCAGGAGGGGGCGCTCGACCCGCGGCAGCAGCAGGCGTGGCAGCGATGGCTGCACGCCGATGGCGAACACCGCCGCGCCTGGGAGCACATCCAGAAGGTCAATCAACAGTTTGCCGGCCTGCCCGGTCCCTTGGCGCAGGCCACCGTGGGCTCGCCCTACTCGCCAGGCCGTCGACGCGCACTCAAGACGCTCCTCCTGCTCGGGATGGCTGGGGCAACCACCCTGGCCCTGCGTCAACAGCATTGGCTGCCGCCGCTGGTGGCCGACTATCGCAGCCCGCTGGGCCAGCGTCGCCAGTTGCAGTTGGACGACGGCAGCCGAATCAACCTCAACACCACCAGTGCGGTGGACGTACGCTTCGACGCAGGTCTGCGCCTGATCCACCTGCTCGAAGGCGAAATCATGCTCACCGCAGGGGCCGATGCACGGCCCTTGCGCATCAGCACCGATCAGGGGCTGGTGACCGCTGACCGCGCGCAGGTCAACGTTCGCCAGTTGCCGGGCAGCACCCAGGTGCAGGCCTTGCGGGGTGCGGTCGCCATTCAGCCCACAGGGTTGCAGGGCGGTCCGCTGCGCCTGGCCGGCGGCCAGCAGGTCGAGTTCGATCGCCAGCGTTTCAATGCCGCGCGGCCACTGGACGCCAACAGCGGTGCGTGGGTCGACGGCATGCTGATCGCCGCGCACATGCGCCTGGGCGACTTTCTGGCCGAAGTGGGCCGCTATCGCCGTGGCCAACTGGACTGCGATACGTCGGTGGCCAACCTGTTGCTGTCGGGCAGTTTCCCCCTGGGCGACACCGAGAAGATTCTCGATTCGCTGGAGGCCGCACTGCCGGTGAAAGTCCGCCGTTTCACCCGCTATTGGGTCACGGTGCAAGCCCGCGTCTAG
- a CDS encoding HPF/RaiA family ribosome-associated protein: MQIQVNSDNHIQGDARLQEWVRTVVEGAVEHYQEDLTRVEVHLADENGQKSGPDDMRCQMEARPKGHQPISVTHKAETLELAIDGAAEKLSHALEHLFGRLRNKRAANTQAIPDGPNEALLEEEFLENEQVLNSKS, translated from the coding sequence ATGCAGATCCAGGTCAATAGCGATAACCATATTCAAGGCGACGCCCGCCTGCAGGAGTGGGTACGCACCGTAGTGGAAGGCGCAGTCGAGCATTACCAGGAAGACCTCACCCGCGTTGAGGTCCATCTGGCCGACGAAAATGGCCAGAAATCCGGTCCTGACGACATGCGCTGCCAGATGGAAGCACGGCCAAAGGGGCATCAGCCCATCTCCGTGACCCACAAGGCAGAAACGCTGGAGCTGGCGATCGACGGCGCTGCCGAGAAGCTCAGCCATGCGTTGGAGCATTTGTTCGGCAGGCTGCGCAATAAGCGTGCAGCCAACACGCAGGCCATCCCCGACGGCCCGAACGAGGCGCTGCTCGAAGAGGAGTTTCTGGAAAACGAGCAGGTGCTCAACAGCAAGTCCTGA
- a CDS encoding DUF3509 domain-containing protein, translated as MDNPFQALSDAFQPEYRVNLSIQRLDGSIMLTLSNERGVAAKRMITAEQRNDPKRMRRLIESIKFGMAIEQGGSAMQMLAAMTDAGNVDKLGSKPALHAATAQAAPVSASL; from the coding sequence ATGGATAATCCATTCCAAGCCCTGAGCGACGCGTTCCAGCCCGAATACCGCGTCAATTTGAGCATCCAGCGCCTGGATGGCAGCATCATGCTGACCCTGTCCAACGAGCGAGGTGTCGCCGCCAAGCGGATGATCACCGCCGAACAGCGCAACGACCCCAAGCGCATGCGCCGCTTGATCGAAAGCATCAAGTTCGGCATGGCCATCGAGCAAGGCGGCAGCGCCATGCAGATGCTGGCGGCAATGACCGATGCCGGCAACGTCGACAAACTGGGCAGCAAGCCGGCCCTTCACGCTGCGACCGCGCAGGCCGCACCGGTGTCCGCCAGCCTCTGA